A region from the Andrena cerasifolii isolate SP2316 chromosome 9, iyAndCera1_principal, whole genome shotgun sequence genome encodes:
- the LOC143373585 gene encoding uncharacterized protein LOC143373585 isoform X2, translated as MDPVGPWYASYNRLAAGTATNTFQSANSSTNSDFVSHHLATAATQAAPSTTTSQLLLQAAHTTATLAGQPSPFNPGGFLSPPPVGYDVFSPLFHHPNPKQAHYVTQHRQALVQAQAQAVSVAKQNTTTESDIPVLRENYSSAHQPTFFEHQGAATSPTSTLAWTHQNNVQLPSPFGILPHESVVPSSPGPSSATKPPAGVYENTFNSHFATTQTINNINSQLPTSSSVSATEFKSSSYPDSKKPVNVRPQSPSVSIKSVVPTSQANSNQTFFQQVPTTFSSETLANNYPAGNGNQAPNGKVQPSLQHQQSCIVSTPSNTSSKEYRISQLPARSVSSTTIFLNTSVRSVSSQSQDKQSTRNTNFASPPNKATSSSQQSIQTKAQTKIYPELNAHSEHGRNEQTSHDNTQSSPISFSIMDTRSLNYTTGNGTNCTSTSGKLANQRTPSNSNLQAHPQQPQQQQQFHVLNQQQQTTSYRHYLTGSATDSEYHHSGRSKSATSTDSAYSSNNSTQNGPDCSVVVPRRPSPLQAHSQASPLGHVPSPAYPMYNSPMATISSPSPLQHVENNGNQCATGPPYKAVQQQLTPPSPLDVTVPRPASQGQVVYSSVITRALGTTENKSTYNADSKNYDRQHQDFSQTQKQICWENNDNRQTNANRKFSVALYTGGNAEINPQTLPVQQQVQRVVNVSDRQQTYFESNQVTLQDLSSCRGDPMSIVKNLQTLQQSSCQVQQQTTVSVSPTEQHKQTEERRKVDTANKKRKSLEKGGHAASSNEISGATTVTEYLSRIPPPAHHNTNQQQQNGYFDFERWNLPPPPTKMFPGASGAFSSQSTLHHSSNFVGTPAHQHQSLMVPHHHAPPPIPYFPAFHIPPSHHHPHEFQSSVEITPIAFGENTANQNASYSQEVRDDQPKVIVPNIEEELGFLQQHQQPIQAATSLNKDFKRPNKDPSSGFMTSYLKFLQGEREPSPPPAIRGGRKATWSRSKPYIPVESNKPVESSINGEAVKIQPEKPAAAPPPPAPPPPPLPPKETPVIDYANDPRYFPLPKERKKQNFDSSDDGFTSDDDFLFPPKKPDKKVTTSNASNAIDTGSIKTEGKPKKGRPIKPGGPTDRKRRAAAAAAAAAAAAAEASLSSSGKASKKHEEDPLLLPPRRETSRRKAKEKTSVKQFLDRQQGIDYYDNDEEQGDSDSDPAWTPAVKLVGDEEEKKKKRGRPVITKKSRKALEEDDYSPCDVVSKKSARKKHETPSKTSNVTGKLSCKIDEKLLASVSDEDIDISPFKRSMDNSEDASGEFVVMKAELDEEYPALWRIDGKTLLQKYEPFKSNGNTLYRNISTYSGWAPQNRHVYQQVPVKVWQQGKTETVVEFLRDEMIIDDSEYIDKSMRDAEKYQDNFEVYIQTLISQALDSNFLTEIFQEQDDYFLSNVKTVDEVTEERKRRLLSTTEWRSNVINAISTWPCLNVLKDLTSTEYKDKLCAGCQQPKIYARVLLYGQPYNATTLEGSPPDPRIPQEKDFLLCRLCQAKVALYNKVAHQKYLMFLECARRVADKRVADPNKDTTIILNELLADETWLNQLFKEVRTIWAEIDNLEQQAKLKSSLKTSTLSRLVNSAGEMAENISETQATEMIVNTSDSQVPTQKTEDNSETVSCNVQMSSIPS; from the exons ATGGATCCTGTTGGTCCATGGTATGCATCGTACAACCGTCTTGCTGCAGGTACTGCAACCAACACGTTTCAATCGGCCAACTCGAGCACAAACAGTGATTTTGTATCTCATCACTTAGCAACAGCTGCTACTCAAGCAGCGCCATCGACAACAACGTCACAGTTACTTTTACAAGCAGCTCATACAACAGCAACTCTGGCGGGTCAGCCGTCTCCATTTAACCCAGGGGGGTTTTTATCTCCACCCCCTGTGGGATACGATGTCTTTTCTCCACTGTTTCATCATCCTAATCCTAAGCAGGCGCATTATGTGACTCAACATAGACAAGCTCTTGTCCAGGCACAAGCACAAGCAGTATCAGTAGCGAAACAAAATACCACAACAGAGTCTGATATCCCTGTACTAAGGGAGAATTATAGCTCGGCGCATCAACCAACATTTTTCGAGCATCAGGGTGCAGCTACGTCACCCACATCTACATTGGCATGGACCCATCAGAACAATGTACAATTACCTAGCCCGTTTGGTATTTTACCACACGAAAGTGTCGTTCCATCATCTCCAGGACCATCGTCGGCCACGAAACCACCCGCTGGTGTTTATGAAAACACATTCAATTCTCATTTTGCTACTACTCAaactataaataatattaattcccAGCTGCCTACATCGTCGTCTGTTTCTGCTACAGAATTTAAATCATCCAGTTACCCAGATAGTAAAAAACCAGTAAACGTTAGACCTCAGTCACCGTCAGTAAGCATTAAGTCTGTGGTTCCTACGTCGCAAGCAAATAGCAATCAAACATTCTTCCAGCAAGTACCTACTACGTTCAGTTCTGAAACATTAGCGAACAATTACCCTGCTGGAAATGGGAATCAAGCTCCTAATGGGAAGGTGCAGCCTTCTCTTCAGCACCAACAATCGTGCATTGTTTCGACTCCAAGTAATACATCCAGCAAAGAGTACAGAATCTCTCAACTTCCTGCCAGGTCAGTGTCATCGACAACTATATTCTTGAATACGTCTGTTAGATCTGTATCTTCGCAATCTCAGGATAAACAATCCACGCGAAATACTAATTTCGCTTCACCACCGAATAAAGCAACTTCTTCATCTCAGCAAAGTATTCAGACTAAAGCACAGACGAAAATATATCCCGAATTAAATGCACACAGTGAACatggaagaaacgaacaaacatcACACGATAATACACAATCGTCccctatcagtttttcgattatGGATACAAGAAGTTTGAATTATACAACTGGGAATGGTACAAATTGCACAAGTACAAGTGGAAAGCTTGCTAATCAAAGGACTCCGTCAAACAGTAACTTACAAGCACATCCTCAGCAaccgcaacagcaacagcaattTCATGTTTTGAATCAGCAGCAACAAACAACATCGTATAGGCATTACTTGACAGGATCTGCAACTGATTCAGAGTATCATCATTCGGGAAGATCAAAGTCTGCAACTTCTACCGATTCTGCATACTCCTCCAATAATTCCACACAAAATGGACCTGATTGTAGCGTAGTTGTACCACGCAGGCCGAGCCCGTTACAAGCGCATTCGCAAGCAAGTCCATTAGGACACGTTCCAAGTCCTGCTTATCCTATGTATAATAGTCCAATGGCTACGATATCTTCTCCTTCGCCTTTACAACACGTTGAAAATAATGGAAATCAATGCGCAACTGGACCACCGTACAAAGCTGTACAACAGCAGCTTACTCCTCCATCTCCATTAGATGTTACCGTACCACGACCTGCGTCGCAAGGACAAGTTGTTTATTCGTCGGTTATCACAAGAGCTCTGGGTACGACTGAAAATAAAAGCACATACAACGCAGATAGTAAAAATTATGATAGACAGCACCAAGATTTTTCACAAACGCAGAAACAGATATGTTGGGAAAATAACGATAATCGACAGACGAATGCTAATAGGAAATTTTCGGTTGCTCTATATACTGGTGGAAATGCTGAAATAAATCCTCAAACTTTGCCAGTTCAGCAGCAAGTACAACGAGTAGTAAATGTCTCTGATAGGCAACAAACATATTTCGAATCCAACCAAGTAACTCTACAAGACTTGAGCAGTTGTAGAGGAGATCCTATGAGTATAGTAAAGAATTTACAGACGTTACAACAAAGCTCTTGTCAAGTACAACAACAGACCACTGTCTCTGTTAGTCCAACTGAACAGCATAAGCAAACAGAAGAACGACGAAAAGTTGACACTGCCAATAAGAAAAGGAAAAGTTTGGAAAAGGGTGGACATGCTGCTTCTTCGAATGAGATAAGTGGAGCAACAACAGTGACGGAATATCTGAGTAGAATACCACCGCCTGCGCATCATAATACGAATCAACAACAACAAAATGGTTACTTTGATTTTGAAAGATGGAATTTACCTCCGCCACCTACGAAAATGTTTCCTGGTGCATCAGGGGCTTTTAGTTCGCAATCAACTTTACATCATTCGAGTAATTTTGTTGGTACACCGGCGCATCAGCATCAGTCTCTGATGGTTCCCCATCATCACGCCCCACCTCCTATCCCATATTTTCCTGCTTTCCATATCCCTCCGAGCCATCACCATCCACATGAATTTCAATCTTCCGTTGAGATCACGCCTATTGCTTTTGGTGAAAATACAGCAAATCAAAATGCTAGTTATAGTCAAGAAGTGAGAGACGATCAGCCTAAAGTAATTGTTCCTAACATTGAAGAAGAACTAGGGTTCCTGCAGCAACATCAACAACCAATTCAAGCAGCAACTTCATTAAACAAAGACTTTAAAAGACCCAACAAAGATCCTAGTTCAGGatttatgacgagttacttAAAGTTCCTACAAGGTGAAAGGGAACCTTCACCTCCACCTGCGATTCGTGGTGGCAGAAAAGCAACTTGGAGTAGGTCGAAGCCTTATATCCCCGTAGAATCTAATAAACCAGTAGAAAGTTCTATAAATGGAGAAGCAGTAAAAATACAACCAGAAAAACCAGCAgcagcaccaccaccaccagcaccaccgccaccaccacTACCACCTAAAGAAACACCAGTAATAGATTATGCCAATGATCCGCGCTACTTCCCATTGCCGAAGGAACGGAAAAAGCAGAATTTCGATTCAAGCGACGATGGATTTACCAGTGATGATGATTTTCTATTTCCTCCTAAGAAACCGGATAAAAAAGTAACAACTTCAAATGCATCTAACGCTATAGACACAGGAAGCATAAAGACGGAAGGTAAACCTAAGAAAGGAAGACCAATCAAACCTGGAGGACCAAcagatagaaaaagaagagcCGCGGCGGCGGCTGCGGCGGCAGCGGCTGCAGCAGCAGAAGCATCGCTTTCGTCATCTGGGAAGGCTTCAAAAAAGCACGAAGAAG ATCCGTTGCTGTTGCCTCCGAGACGAGAAACGTCTAGAAGAAAAGCAAAGGAGAAAACTTCTGTGAAACAATTTCTAGATCGACAACAGGGTATAGACTACTATGATAATGACGAAGAACAGGGTGATTCTGATTCTGATCCTGCTTGGACGCCCGCTGTAAAATTAGTTGGAgacgaggaggagaagaagaaaaaacgcGGGAGGCCTGTTATTACGAAAAAGAGCAGAAAAGCCTTGGAGGAAGATGATTATTCTCCTTGTGACGTTGTTTCAAAGAAGTCTGCCAGGAAGAAACACGAGACACCATCGAAAACTTCTAATGTCACTGGAAAGTTATCTTGCAAAATAGATGAAAAACTATTAGCATCTGTCAGTGATGAAGATATTGATATTTCTCCATTCAAG CGCTCAATGGATAATTCAGAAGATGCG TCTGGAGAATTTGTTGTAATGAAGGCGGAATTGGACGAAGAATATCCAGCACTCTGGAGAATAGACGGCAAAACACTGCTGCAAAAGTACGAGCCATTTAAGTCTAATGGCAACACTTTATACAGAAACATATCTACG TATTCGGGTTGGGCACCGCAAAATCGTCATGTATATCAACAAGTTCCAGTAAAGGTTTGGCAACAGGGCAAAACGGAAACTGTGGTAGAATTTTTGAGGGACGAAATGATTATTGACGATAG cgAATATATCGATAAATCGATGAGAGACGCGGAAAAATATCAAGATAATTTTGAAGTATATATACAAACATTGATCTCGCAAGCTTTAGATTCTAACTTCCTTACAGAGATATTTCAAGAACAAG ATGATTACTTTCTATCAAATGTTAAGACCGTCGATGAAGTAACGGAAGAGAGGAAACGTCGTCTTTTATCAACAACAGAATGGCGATCAAACGTTATAAATGCAATATCAACCTGGCCGTGCCTCAACGTTCTCAAGGATTTAACGTCTACAGAATACAAAGATAAACTGTGCGCTGGTTGTCAACAGCCTAAAATATACGCCAGAGTTTTGTTATATGGCCAACCATATAATGCAACTACACTGGAAGGTTCTCCCCCTGATCCAAGGATACCTCAAGAGAAG GATTTTTTATTGTGCCGATTATGTCAAGCAAAAGTAGCTTTGTATAATAAGGTAGCGCATCAGAAATATTTGATGTTTTTGGAGTGTGCCAGGAGAGTAGCGGATAAGAGAGTAGCAGATCCTAATAAAGATACTACAATAATATTAAACGAATTATTAGCAGACGAAACATGGTTAAATCAG ttatttaaagaagttagaACTATCTGGGCGGAAATAGATAATTTGGAGCAACAAGCAAAACTGAAGTCGAGCCTAAAGACCTCTACATTATCCCGTTTGGTGAATAGTGCAGGAGAAATGGctgaaaatatttcagaaacgCAAGCAACTGAAATGATTGTTAATACTTCCGATTCACAGGTGCCTACACAGAAAACTGAAGACAATTCTGAAACAGTGTCTTGCAATGTGCAAATGAGCAGTATACCATCTTAG
- the LOC143373585 gene encoding uncharacterized protein LOC143373585 isoform X1 yields the protein MDPVGPWYASYNRLAAGTATNTFQSANSSTNSDFVSHHLATAATQAAPSTTTSQLLLQAAHTTATLAGQPSPFNPGGFLSPPPVGYDVFSPLFHHPNPKQAHYVTQHRQALVQAQAQAVSVAKQNTTTESDIPVLRENYSSAHQPTFFEHQGAATSPTSTLAWTHQNNVQLPSPFGILPHESVVPSSPGPSSATKPPAGVYENTFNSHFATTQTINNINSQLPTSSSVSATEFKSSSYPDSKKPVNVRPQSPSVSIKSVVPTSQANSNQTFFQQVPTTFSSETLANNYPAGNGNQAPNGKVQPSLQHQQSCIVSTPSNTSSKEYRISQLPARSVSSTTIFLNTSVRSVSSQSQDKQSTRNTNFASPPNKATSSSQQSIQTKAQTKIYPELNAHSEHGRNEQTSHDNTQSSPISFSIMDTRSLNYTTGNGTNCTSTSGKLANQRTPSNSNLQAHPQQPQQQQQFHVLNQQQQTTSYRHYLTGSATDSEYHHSGRSKSATSTDSAYSSNNSTQNGPDCSVVVPRRPSPLQAHSQASPLGHVPSPAYPMYNSPMATISSPSPLQHVENNGNQCATGPPYKAVQQQLTPPSPLDVTVPRPASQGQVVYSSVITRALGTTENKSTYNADSKNYDRQHQDFSQTQKQICWENNDNRQTNANRKFSVALYTGGNAEINPQTLPVQQQVQRVVNVSDRQQTYFESNQVTLQDLSSCRGDPMSIVKNLQTLQQSSCQVQQQTTVSVSPTEQHKQTEERRKVDTANKKRKSLEKGGHAASSNEISGATTVTEYLSRIPPPAHHNTNQQQQNGYFDFERWNLPPPPTKMFPGASGAFSSQSTLHHSSNFVGTPAHQHQSLMVPHHHAPPPIPYFPAFHIPPSHHHPHEFQSSVEITPIAFGENTANQNASYSQEVRDDQPKVIVPNIEEELGFLQQHQQPIQAATSLNKDFKRPNKDPSSGFMTSYLKFLQGEREPSPPPAIRGGRKATWSRSKPYIPVESNKPVESSINGEAVKIQPEKPAAAPPPPAPPPPPLPPKETPVIDYANDPRYFPLPKERKKQNFDSSDDGFTSDDDFLFPPKKPDKKVTTSNASNAIDTGSIKTEGKPKKGRPIKPGGPTDRKRRAAAAAAAAAAAAAEASLSSSGKASKKHEEVDPLLLPPRRETSRRKAKEKTSVKQFLDRQQGIDYYDNDEEQGDSDSDPAWTPAVKLVGDEEEKKKKRGRPVITKKSRKALEEDDYSPCDVVSKKSARKKHETPSKTSNVTGKLSCKIDEKLLASVSDEDIDISPFKRSMDNSEDASGEFVVMKAELDEEYPALWRIDGKTLLQKYEPFKSNGNTLYRNISTYSGWAPQNRHVYQQVPVKVWQQGKTETVVEFLRDEMIIDDSEYIDKSMRDAEKYQDNFEVYIQTLISQALDSNFLTEIFQEQDDYFLSNVKTVDEVTEERKRRLLSTTEWRSNVINAISTWPCLNVLKDLTSTEYKDKLCAGCQQPKIYARVLLYGQPYNATTLEGSPPDPRIPQEKDFLLCRLCQAKVALYNKVAHQKYLMFLECARRVADKRVADPNKDTTIILNELLADETWLNQLFKEVRTIWAEIDNLEQQAKLKSSLKTSTLSRLVNSAGEMAENISETQATEMIVNTSDSQVPTQKTEDNSETVSCNVQMSSIPS from the exons ATGGATCCTGTTGGTCCATGGTATGCATCGTACAACCGTCTTGCTGCAGGTACTGCAACCAACACGTTTCAATCGGCCAACTCGAGCACAAACAGTGATTTTGTATCTCATCACTTAGCAACAGCTGCTACTCAAGCAGCGCCATCGACAACAACGTCACAGTTACTTTTACAAGCAGCTCATACAACAGCAACTCTGGCGGGTCAGCCGTCTCCATTTAACCCAGGGGGGTTTTTATCTCCACCCCCTGTGGGATACGATGTCTTTTCTCCACTGTTTCATCATCCTAATCCTAAGCAGGCGCATTATGTGACTCAACATAGACAAGCTCTTGTCCAGGCACAAGCACAAGCAGTATCAGTAGCGAAACAAAATACCACAACAGAGTCTGATATCCCTGTACTAAGGGAGAATTATAGCTCGGCGCATCAACCAACATTTTTCGAGCATCAGGGTGCAGCTACGTCACCCACATCTACATTGGCATGGACCCATCAGAACAATGTACAATTACCTAGCCCGTTTGGTATTTTACCACACGAAAGTGTCGTTCCATCATCTCCAGGACCATCGTCGGCCACGAAACCACCCGCTGGTGTTTATGAAAACACATTCAATTCTCATTTTGCTACTACTCAaactataaataatattaattcccAGCTGCCTACATCGTCGTCTGTTTCTGCTACAGAATTTAAATCATCCAGTTACCCAGATAGTAAAAAACCAGTAAACGTTAGACCTCAGTCACCGTCAGTAAGCATTAAGTCTGTGGTTCCTACGTCGCAAGCAAATAGCAATCAAACATTCTTCCAGCAAGTACCTACTACGTTCAGTTCTGAAACATTAGCGAACAATTACCCTGCTGGAAATGGGAATCAAGCTCCTAATGGGAAGGTGCAGCCTTCTCTTCAGCACCAACAATCGTGCATTGTTTCGACTCCAAGTAATACATCCAGCAAAGAGTACAGAATCTCTCAACTTCCTGCCAGGTCAGTGTCATCGACAACTATATTCTTGAATACGTCTGTTAGATCTGTATCTTCGCAATCTCAGGATAAACAATCCACGCGAAATACTAATTTCGCTTCACCACCGAATAAAGCAACTTCTTCATCTCAGCAAAGTATTCAGACTAAAGCACAGACGAAAATATATCCCGAATTAAATGCACACAGTGAACatggaagaaacgaacaaacatcACACGATAATACACAATCGTCccctatcagtttttcgattatGGATACAAGAAGTTTGAATTATACAACTGGGAATGGTACAAATTGCACAAGTACAAGTGGAAAGCTTGCTAATCAAAGGACTCCGTCAAACAGTAACTTACAAGCACATCCTCAGCAaccgcaacagcaacagcaattTCATGTTTTGAATCAGCAGCAACAAACAACATCGTATAGGCATTACTTGACAGGATCTGCAACTGATTCAGAGTATCATCATTCGGGAAGATCAAAGTCTGCAACTTCTACCGATTCTGCATACTCCTCCAATAATTCCACACAAAATGGACCTGATTGTAGCGTAGTTGTACCACGCAGGCCGAGCCCGTTACAAGCGCATTCGCAAGCAAGTCCATTAGGACACGTTCCAAGTCCTGCTTATCCTATGTATAATAGTCCAATGGCTACGATATCTTCTCCTTCGCCTTTACAACACGTTGAAAATAATGGAAATCAATGCGCAACTGGACCACCGTACAAAGCTGTACAACAGCAGCTTACTCCTCCATCTCCATTAGATGTTACCGTACCACGACCTGCGTCGCAAGGACAAGTTGTTTATTCGTCGGTTATCACAAGAGCTCTGGGTACGACTGAAAATAAAAGCACATACAACGCAGATAGTAAAAATTATGATAGACAGCACCAAGATTTTTCACAAACGCAGAAACAGATATGTTGGGAAAATAACGATAATCGACAGACGAATGCTAATAGGAAATTTTCGGTTGCTCTATATACTGGTGGAAATGCTGAAATAAATCCTCAAACTTTGCCAGTTCAGCAGCAAGTACAACGAGTAGTAAATGTCTCTGATAGGCAACAAACATATTTCGAATCCAACCAAGTAACTCTACAAGACTTGAGCAGTTGTAGAGGAGATCCTATGAGTATAGTAAAGAATTTACAGACGTTACAACAAAGCTCTTGTCAAGTACAACAACAGACCACTGTCTCTGTTAGTCCAACTGAACAGCATAAGCAAACAGAAGAACGACGAAAAGTTGACACTGCCAATAAGAAAAGGAAAAGTTTGGAAAAGGGTGGACATGCTGCTTCTTCGAATGAGATAAGTGGAGCAACAACAGTGACGGAATATCTGAGTAGAATACCACCGCCTGCGCATCATAATACGAATCAACAACAACAAAATGGTTACTTTGATTTTGAAAGATGGAATTTACCTCCGCCACCTACGAAAATGTTTCCTGGTGCATCAGGGGCTTTTAGTTCGCAATCAACTTTACATCATTCGAGTAATTTTGTTGGTACACCGGCGCATCAGCATCAGTCTCTGATGGTTCCCCATCATCACGCCCCACCTCCTATCCCATATTTTCCTGCTTTCCATATCCCTCCGAGCCATCACCATCCACATGAATTTCAATCTTCCGTTGAGATCACGCCTATTGCTTTTGGTGAAAATACAGCAAATCAAAATGCTAGTTATAGTCAAGAAGTGAGAGACGATCAGCCTAAAGTAATTGTTCCTAACATTGAAGAAGAACTAGGGTTCCTGCAGCAACATCAACAACCAATTCAAGCAGCAACTTCATTAAACAAAGACTTTAAAAGACCCAACAAAGATCCTAGTTCAGGatttatgacgagttacttAAAGTTCCTACAAGGTGAAAGGGAACCTTCACCTCCACCTGCGATTCGTGGTGGCAGAAAAGCAACTTGGAGTAGGTCGAAGCCTTATATCCCCGTAGAATCTAATAAACCAGTAGAAAGTTCTATAAATGGAGAAGCAGTAAAAATACAACCAGAAAAACCAGCAgcagcaccaccaccaccagcaccaccgccaccaccacTACCACCTAAAGAAACACCAGTAATAGATTATGCCAATGATCCGCGCTACTTCCCATTGCCGAAGGAACGGAAAAAGCAGAATTTCGATTCAAGCGACGATGGATTTACCAGTGATGATGATTTTCTATTTCCTCCTAAGAAACCGGATAAAAAAGTAACAACTTCAAATGCATCTAACGCTATAGACACAGGAAGCATAAAGACGGAAGGTAAACCTAAGAAAGGAAGACCAATCAAACCTGGAGGACCAAcagatagaaaaagaagagcCGCGGCGGCGGCTGCGGCGGCAGCGGCTGCAGCAGCAGAAGCATCGCTTTCGTCATCTGGGAAGGCTTCAAAAAAGCACGAAGAAG TAGATCCGTTGCTGTTGCCTCCGAGACGAGAAACGTCTAGAAGAAAAGCAAAGGAGAAAACTTCTGTGAAACAATTTCTAGATCGACAACAGGGTATAGACTACTATGATAATGACGAAGAACAGGGTGATTCTGATTCTGATCCTGCTTGGACGCCCGCTGTAAAATTAGTTGGAgacgaggaggagaagaagaaaaaacgcGGGAGGCCTGTTATTACGAAAAAGAGCAGAAAAGCCTTGGAGGAAGATGATTATTCTCCTTGTGACGTTGTTTCAAAGAAGTCTGCCAGGAAGAAACACGAGACACCATCGAAAACTTCTAATGTCACTGGAAAGTTATCTTGCAAAATAGATGAAAAACTATTAGCATCTGTCAGTGATGAAGATATTGATATTTCTCCATTCAAG CGCTCAATGGATAATTCAGAAGATGCG TCTGGAGAATTTGTTGTAATGAAGGCGGAATTGGACGAAGAATATCCAGCACTCTGGAGAATAGACGGCAAAACACTGCTGCAAAAGTACGAGCCATTTAAGTCTAATGGCAACACTTTATACAGAAACATATCTACG TATTCGGGTTGGGCACCGCAAAATCGTCATGTATATCAACAAGTTCCAGTAAAGGTTTGGCAACAGGGCAAAACGGAAACTGTGGTAGAATTTTTGAGGGACGAAATGATTATTGACGATAG cgAATATATCGATAAATCGATGAGAGACGCGGAAAAATATCAAGATAATTTTGAAGTATATATACAAACATTGATCTCGCAAGCTTTAGATTCTAACTTCCTTACAGAGATATTTCAAGAACAAG ATGATTACTTTCTATCAAATGTTAAGACCGTCGATGAAGTAACGGAAGAGAGGAAACGTCGTCTTTTATCAACAACAGAATGGCGATCAAACGTTATAAATGCAATATCAACCTGGCCGTGCCTCAACGTTCTCAAGGATTTAACGTCTACAGAATACAAAGATAAACTGTGCGCTGGTTGTCAACAGCCTAAAATATACGCCAGAGTTTTGTTATATGGCCAACCATATAATGCAACTACACTGGAAGGTTCTCCCCCTGATCCAAGGATACCTCAAGAGAAG GATTTTTTATTGTGCCGATTATGTCAAGCAAAAGTAGCTTTGTATAATAAGGTAGCGCATCAGAAATATTTGATGTTTTTGGAGTGTGCCAGGAGAGTAGCGGATAAGAGAGTAGCAGATCCTAATAAAGATACTACAATAATATTAAACGAATTATTAGCAGACGAAACATGGTTAAATCAG ttatttaaagaagttagaACTATCTGGGCGGAAATAGATAATTTGGAGCAACAAGCAAAACTGAAGTCGAGCCTAAAGACCTCTACATTATCCCGTTTGGTGAATAGTGCAGGAGAAATGGctgaaaatatttcagaaacgCAAGCAACTGAAATGATTGTTAATACTTCCGATTCACAGGTGCCTACACAGAAAACTGAAGACAATTCTGAAACAGTGTCTTGCAATGTGCAAATGAGCAGTATACCATCTTAG